The genome window AATCCGGGAGCTTTGATCTTGCAGCGGTAGGGTCTGCTGGAACCGTCCGAGACCAGATAAACACCAAACTCTCCCTggaaagggacacacacacaagcttgttACATAACCCCAACAACATGGCTCTCATCCTTATAAAAAAGAATTCATTTCAGAGACGTGACACACATCTACATACTGAAGATGAACGGATCTCAACATGATAACACTTTGGCGGGGGGGGGTCTGTTCTGCTGGTTTTAAATGCTGCACTTGACCAGATGAAATCATAGAGCCTTCATATCAATACGATTTCTACACAGCAATTCTAAAAATTACACGCACAACAAATCATAAACACACACTTTTAGGGCAATCCATTATCCAGGTCACTGCGACGCAGGCCTCACCTTAGGAGCCTCCACGGCTGTGTATGTGGCCCCAGGGGGCACCTGGTAACCCTCTGTGTACAGCTTGAAGTGGTGGATCAGAGACTCCATGGACATCTACCGTGGGATCACAAAAAGACACATTACAACTCAACAGCATACCAGTGGTGTGTAATACATCCATGCCACGTTGCTTTAATAATGTTTCATTACAAGGTCACAAATACTtttacaacaacacacaaagaACAACCGCCATCTTTAAGAGGTATTCGTGGTGAACTCATGCCTGAAGCAAAGACGAActataaggttgtttttttttgggggggggggggtccgattTTCCCACTCttatcaattaccccactcttccgagccatcccggttgctgctccaccccctctgccgatctgaggagggctgcagactaccacatgcctcctctgatacacgtggagtcaccagccgcttttcacctgacactgaggagtttcgccagggggacgcagcgcgtgggaggatcacgctattccccccagtccacccccccccaaacagatgccccgaccaaccagaggaggtgctagtgcggcgaccaggacacatacccacacccagcttcccacctgcagacacggccaattgtgtctgtggggacgcgcgaccaagccggaggtaacacggggattcgaaccggcgatccctgtgttggtaggcaacggaatagaccgctacgctacctggacatccTCGAATGATAAGTTTTGAGTTTAATCAGCCACACAGTAATTTTGGAGGACTGTCTGAAGTCTTCAAAGATGATCATGTAAAGAAAAACTAGCAAGATAAAAGTTAGTTCTACTCATCAGTACATCTAAAACACAGAGGATGAAGCCCGACAGTAAACATGGCAGAAGAGAAAAGAATTTAAATTTGGGAAGGTAAAAAAGGGGGGCTTATAAAGACATGATTCAACCtctttaaaggaaaaaaaaaaaaaagtaaatgttgTGAGCCGAGTGCAagtatgggggaaaaaaactctccCTGCTAGCCTCACCTTCATCTCAGACCTCTTGGGTGGAGCAACTTTGGCATCATCCACCTTTATCTCCCCCTCTGGCATCTTGTTTAGCGCCTGAAGCACGATCCTCAAAGACTGCCTCATCTCCTCCACTCTGCAAAGGTACCTTCACCACACACAAGAGGAAAAGGAAGGACAGGTTGGATGGAGGCTGTGCTACAACTGCACAATCTGTAAAAACTTTGCATCCCAAATAAAgtttttgtgtttgtgagtgCAGTCAGACGTGCAGTGTGTTTGAATAAATTGTGGCTTGACATCATGGCTAAAAGGTTTCTAATGGAACAGCAAAAGCCGGGGAAATAACTGACAGCAATTCATTTGAAGTGCTTACCTGTCGTAGCAGTCTCCTTTGCTCCCAATGGGAACGTCAAATTCCACCTCGTCATACTTGTCATAGGGTTGAGACTTCCTCAGGTCCCATTTGATACCCGACCCTCTTAGCATCACGCCACTGACAGAGGAGAGAAAGGATGAGTGTCAAACGTCACTCTTGTACAGCTTGGGAAGCTACTTACGAGCGgcattttggttttgttttttcatttggGTCATTATACTTTCCAAAGGACTCGAGATCAACTTATAAAATATTTTCAGAACATCTCTAAAACTTTTTGGCTGACTTCCACAATTTTTGCCAGTGTCAAACTCCTAAAGGAGTGCTACACAAGGACAAGCAAGCGCCAGAAAATGGCAGTATGAACAGCAAAGCAGGGGAGTGTCACCAAGTCTTTGTCAGCCATTACCTGAAGCCACAGTTAAGGGCATCCTCAGCAGACACCACCCCGATGTCCACAGTGCGGTTCTTCCAAATACGGTTGTTGGTCAACATCTACCCACAGGAAAAAGAAAACGTTAGAAAATCTACCAGTCCCGTCTCTGCCTAAACCATCACGCCAGCCCTTTATCTTTTCAAGAGGCCAGGTTGACATAAAAATGCTGCTTATTACGGTTGGTCAAAATTTTCCTACCGGCCACCATCAGCCCAACAACCGGCAATTGCCGATGTATTCGTGATATGAGGAAGATCCACTGACTTGGTGGAAAGCGCACAAAAAGTGCTGTCCTTGAATGTCGAACAAGGCAAGGAAATATCTGTGCACACCAGCCATGAGCACGCTGTCAGACAGGGTGTTAAGCATGGCTGGAAATATCATCACCCACCTGCACACTTTGCTTACACCAGATCAGGTAAGGATGCTTGTTTTCCTTTTGAAGAATCTGTAAACTTTTCggtaacacaatttttttttgttaggTTTTTTTTGCACAGGGATAGCCTACAATTTCtttagatttatttttatttgcaccttatttttacatttttcctAATTCACTGTTCGTTAAGTAATAAGCTAAAGGGTGTTTTTAGCCACGGTGCAAAGcggcattattattattttgcgcTTTGtttttccagtttttgtgtttttgttttcggaGGGAACTCggcgtagagccgctgctccttcgtgtcgaaaggagccagttgcggtggttcgggcatctgattaggatgcctcccgggcgccttccgttggaggtttactggacatgaccaactgggaggagaccccggggtagacccagaactcggtgGAGGAactccatgtccaatctggcctgggaacgccttgggatcccccaggaggagctggagggtgttgctggggagagggacgtctggagtgccctacttagcttgctgccaccgcgacccgaccccggagaagcggctggtgatgaatgaatgaactttgTTTTTCCATTGTTCAAATTTATTTAAGCAATACAAGAGGCTACACTGTGTGATTTTAGAACAGCTTGATGGCGTTTTTAGCCACAACTGAAagggcattattattattttatttgtcctctttttctccccagttgtacttggccattaccccactcttccgagccgtcccagtcactgctccaccccctctgccgatccagggagggctgcagactaccacatccctcctccgatacatatggagtcaccagccgcttcttttcacctgacagtgaggagtttcaccaggggaagtagcacgtgggaggatcacgctatttccccctcccccccgaacaggcgctctgaccgaccagaggaggcgctagtgcagcgaccaggacacacacccacgtccagcttcctgcccgcagacccagtcaattgtgtctgtagggacgccggaccaagccggaggtaacacggggatttgaactgccttccccatgttggtaggcaacggaatagactgctacgctacccggacgccggcattattattattttgcattTTATTTGTCCTCTGTTCATAGTTCTATATTTAAGCAATAGCCTATGTTACGATAGGCTGTagcctatattattattattttgtgcgAATGTTATCTGATTTGTGTGGACCAAATATTTATTCTGTTTGAATGAAATTGTCTTCACCTtattacattacgttacattacagtcatttagccgacgcttttatccaaagcgacttacaataagtgcatcatttaacgtaggaaatcaggagaactactagtcatcagaggtcataagtgcatctaaacaagcatctaagagcaaaaccagcgctgaagtaaaagtgcaagaaagatttttttttttaaatgagtgaatacaataagtgctaagaacaagtaacagggtagtagttcttgaagaggtgagttttcaacctgcaccgaaagatgggcagcgactccgctgtcctgacatcagtggggagttcattccaccactgtagggccaggacagaaaagagccgtgaccgggccgatcggcagcaggggcctctgagcaacggggcaaccaggtgtcccgaggcagcagatcaaagtggtcgggcgggggtgtaggggttgaccatggcctggagataggaaggagctgttcctttcactgccctgcaggctagcaccagagtcttaaaccggatgcgagcagctactgggagccagtgtagggacatgagaaggggagttgtgtgggagaacttagggcggttgaacaccagacgagctgcagctttctgaacaagctccagaggtctgatggccgacgccggggcgccagcaaggagggagttgccgtagtccagccgggagatgaccagagcctggatgagcacctgtgccatctcatcagtgaggaatgggcaaatcctcctgatgttatagaggagaaatctgcaggagcgagcaaccgatgcaacgtttgcagcaaatgacagttggtcgcccaggatcacacccaaattcctcacagtctgagttggcgtcaccacggtgttgtcaatggtgatggccaggtctcagtgcgggcaacctttctctGGGAGGAacgtcagctctgtcttgtccagattgagcttcctTATCTGCTGACATCCGCAATCTTCAATGTGAAAATCTAATTTTACAGAAACTTCTGTTACAGCCTATAGGCTGCTCTTCTTCagttaaacaaaataaatcacttTTGCTAAGCAATAAGCTGTAAAGACGGGCTGAACAGCTGTCTGACACAATTTGAAAGAGTCCGATGGCGTCAGATGAAGGACGCCTCTGCTTGCATCCTCCAAATGAACAAACAGGTGGGGATAACATAACTATGCTATTCAATGATCAGGGTGTGCGCAACTGCACATACAGTTTTTGGTGTAGTTctcaaatatgatttatgaattgACATTGCTTGTCAGCACCAATTGATCGGACAGCAACCACTTAAGACGGCTTAACTGTCATTTAGTCACTGCCCTGTTTTGTGAAATCAGTGCAATAAGAATATGCATATGGTCCAACTCCATCTGCCAGTTCCTATTTGTGCACGCTTTGAATTGCACTTTACAGGTTAATTATTAACCAAGTTGAATTCTTGAGGAGGCAGACCATTAAATTAACAAAATAAAAGGAAAACAATctcgcaaaaaaaaacaactgttgattggactcagccaatcaccaatagcttgtttgcagttacgtgattctgatgacacatgagtttcagatggagggcaggaagaaaagcagaatggacgagatggagctagtttagcccaaactgtgctagtttagatgaTATTATGAGAGAACGGTATAAAGAGAAAGTAAGATAtattggacatgatccttatgaaGAGTGacttttttgacgaagtggttaCTGTACACACACGCGTTATccaactccgctcctcccgaccgcagatgacggttcgcaagccattttttccgccgttttcggtcaatttcttgcacacaccccccgccccgaacaacttttggtactcaataaaaactccttgtggtttctcagttaatgacgccaaacagaggcattttgaaagtttgtgatagtgcttcctatgtagaaaatcacttcctgccctccatctgtagttcgtgacgtcatatgcaaacaacctattgcCGATATATTCGTCCAATTCACCCAAGCCTATTGCCTACCTCTTCCACTTCATCGATCCTGATGGAGAAGTTCTTGCTCCACTCATAGATGTCGTCCATCAGACCAAGTGGCAAGTCCTGCAACAAAGTTAGGACACATAAGCATTCCGATTGTTAGCATCTTTTCCACAAGCCACATACATAATAACTTGACATGCACAGACTGTAAAAAAACAAGAACCTCACTTTGTAGCTATGAATAACTTACAACCTACGTCTAACAAAACATGTGCTCATTTTCAACGAAATATCAGTCATAGAATGATGGAAGAGTAGTTCATAGAATGTCTACCCACAGGATATCTGGTTGCATCATTAGCTCTGCACACAAATGCAGTCACTTTAACTTTCAAATATATAAATAAGCAGCAAATCTAGAGCATAGCTTAGAGAATGGCATCTTTCAAAGCATATTCCTACCTGGTGCACACCACCGGGTCTAACGTAGGCAGCATGCATCCTGGCTCCAGACACGCGTTCATAGAACTCAAACATCTGTTTAAAGGAGGACAGTAAAACATTTAGAGGGATAAGCAGAGTAAAGGGCTGTCAGAGGGAAAATTACAAAGCTTTTCTCAAAAAATGGGAATGTAATGGTTAGGAAGATTGCGCCTGCCATATGGCATTGAAGTACCAGCTTAAATGCCTTTTGTCTGAGATAGGCAGCATATCAACTTTAGGCAACGTTTGAGGTTAGAGGATGTCATTCAAAAGGTAAATATTTATTAAAGCCTGGTTtggcctgacatggcactacaaGAATAATGATTGTGTTTGTGATCTCCCATAAAGTCTTCAAAATGAGAATTTCAACATAGTCTTTCAGGATTGGCACTAAAATTAATTTGCTATAAGAGATAGACTAGGTACATCAAATCTTTTGAACTAGTAAATGTACACCACAGTAAGTGGGCAACTTTAGATGTGGCAATGGCTTGTTGGCTTGTAATCAGAAGAAGCTCAGTGCTAATCTGCAGACTGGCTTGAGAAAATCTGGTCATGTTGACAAGTATAAGTAAGGTCAGTCTGAAAAGATGCGTACTCATCAAGTTCTAAATTTCTTAAATCAAGGTTTAATTAAAAGGGAGGGGGGCCGAGATGTTAACctaaatgaaaggaaaaaaaggGCGGAAGGATTAAAGCTTAAATTTAACCTTTTAAGGCTAACCAAACCCAACCCCAAATATGAGTGACACCAAACATCAAATAGTGAAAAGGATGGTACTGACCTGGCCATCTGCTCTTGGCTGGTTGCTGGTGCCAGGTGATGTCACCATCTACTGTATTCTATACAAAGTGACAACACCTAGTACCAACAACCAGCCAATAGCAGATGGTCAGGTCAGTACCTTTTGATGTCAGTTATCACACAGACGTGGAGTTTGTTTGCTCTTTAAAGCCGTAAGAGAAGCAAAATATTATGCTTGAGCTTCAGCAATTctgaccttctctctctcctcgaaCATCCAGAAGAAGGGGGTCATGGCACCGATGTCAAGGGCGTGCGTTGTGACAGCCATGATGTGGTTCAGGATGCGTGTCAGCTCTCCAAATAAAACTGCACACAGCATAGAACACTTCCATTTACTATGCTCAAAGCAACCTACTGAATTGTTTAACTCCATTAGTAGTTCTAAAATAATGTGGCCAACTGCTGCCCAAGAATTCACAGTGGTACACAAACTGTCCATGTCAGTGTGATGGGGCTTTCAACTATTGGCAAACTGAATGTTAAGTGTTCTTGCATTGCATACATGCACTTTCATGTGTATAATGTGACAAAATTCCTTCAATCCTGTTCCACACATTAATAACAACTCTTTCAGcaagcacatgcacacatctTCTAATCCAAATAACAGACTACATGTCCATCTTAGACACAGTCATCTGGTGTCCTTTACCTCGGATCCACTGTGCACGGAGTGGGGCCTGGATGTTGAGCAGTCTCTCCACAGCCAGGGAGTAGGCCTGCTCATTGCACATCATGGACACATAATCTAGGCGGTCGAAGTAGGGAAGAGCCTGAGACAAAAAACACAACTAAATTAGACGGTGTGCTCAGGTGAGGTATACTTGAATTCaaagacattgctttattatCTTGGCTTTTAtcggttaaaaaaaaacttgtcatATAGGGGAAAAGACATCAATGCCAAATTATGATTAAAAAGAATTCTATAATGAAAATGAGAGAATTACCAAATAAAAATTCCCGTTTGTTGAAAAGACTAAGATGAAACGTCAAGACACTACTGTCATCAAATAAATGTGAGACAAAAATGTCAGAGATAAACAATTGGACAACTGAGTGATGTGAATTTTTTATTGAATGACCTTGTGCAATTACTTTGCAAAATGTGAGGGCCGGTAAGGCGATTTACAGGGGATCCGATCATTAACTGGCATTCATGCAATGGTACAATCTGCAAGGTGGGTGCACAAACATGACTAAATTATGTTCTAACCAGGAACAACAAGAAAGTCCAACTATAAAGCCGTAAAAAGTTAAGAGTTAGCATTTAATGTCACTGCCACCACAGCCTGATTTCAGAAGAGAAATTATAAATGGACAAATTGTAcgcaagccccagggtagtccaaccttggactaccctggggctcgaacccaggaccctcttgctgtgaggtgaccgcactaaccactgcgccaccatgctgcccaggcAATGATTATTTCCCTGCATTTTTAGTCTTACTAATTAGAATTAGACTAAAACTATTTGTTAACCAAAACTGCTTTAGTTTCCATTTACTAAAAACAGATTTAAGATGCAAAATATTAAAATGACTAAAATGAGATTTACTCAAAAGATTGACACTAACACTTAATTTAAAATTGCCTGTCAAAATTAACACTGACTCTCTATTTTGCGTTAAAACATGAGGTGAG of Lampris incognitus isolate fLamInc1 chromosome 20, fLamInc1.hap2, whole genome shotgun sequence contains these proteins:
- the ndufs2 gene encoding NADH dehydrogenase [ubiquinone] iron-sulfur protein 2, mitochondrial, which encodes MAATMLRSLTKLGRPSTKLILNSSPASPSCTVLQNRQKQWQPDVEWTEQFAGAVMYPTALNEKWVPPPWNDIDPPMEKPVSNLTINFGPQHPAAHGVLRLVLELSGESVKKCDPHVGLLHRGTEKLIEYKTYLQALPYFDRLDYVSMMCNEQAYSLAVERLLNIQAPLRAQWIRVLFGELTRILNHIMAVTTHALDIGAMTPFFWMFEEREKMFEFYERVSGARMHAAYVRPGGVHQDLPLGLMDDIYEWSKNFSIRIDEVEEMLTNNRIWKNRTVDIGVVSAEDALNCGFSGVMLRGSGIKWDLRKSQPYDKYDEVEFDVPIGSKGDCYDRYLCRVEEMRQSLRIVLQALNKMPEGEIKVDDAKVAPPKRSEMKMSMESLIHHFKLYTEGYQVPPGATYTAVEAPKGEFGVYLVSDGSSRPYRCKIKAPGFAHLASLDKMAKGHMLADVVAIIGTQDIVFGEVDR